In Oncorhynchus masou masou isolate Uvic2021 unplaced genomic scaffold, UVic_Omas_1.1 unplaced_scaffold_1208, whole genome shotgun sequence, the following are encoded in one genomic region:
- the LOC135529913 gene encoding microtubule-associated tyrosine carboxypeptidase-like yields the protein MVLDPGEDCMDRTDVDGVGGSSSTTDLTGPEPRPDPRKTTTTDSTGLENTSPEPPKTTTNNSTGLENTSPEPPKTTNNNSTRLENTSPDPPKTTTNTRLENTSPEPPITTTNSTPTRTEETRPDATKTTTNSTPTRTEETRPGTTKTATNSTPTRTEETRPDTTKTATNSTPTRTEDTRPDTSKTATNSTPTRTEDTRPDTTKTTTNSTPTRTEETRPDTTKTTTNSTPTRTEDTRPDTTKTARRTEEPTADPPTTTNTRLHARTSRVTKRERVSNSHNGPQPQPQSLVADVSLTPSPRASVGSSTNSSRSVLPYDGPVVSLRRDVTVATASSRNKVATRPALRRPLSLEVTPLRLRGSEPALDRGVLQPPWRSAGGPSTAPSPPARSLTSPSLGPGGWMRRSESTCTVNNSSMGLRATRGRMRPATSLPHIARGFGGASPLPLPSTPRGPCLLVALRPINLDQERQAFFQSDYKYDPQFEYSTPEPSTVLEKYRDGSDLFLAQAVGIMECILRKFGNYENFEEVTGGSILPKSRVWAAARKYLQKENCVGEVVVCLSDELLSQAVMMVESCRPTLTINLSGARQHWLEGMLRHEIGTHYLRGVNNNLQPWSTSAGRKQYGLKPANPTEEGLASLHSVLLRKQPYLWRAALLYYTVYHATRMGFSQLFSHIAQFVQDPAVRWEYCLRAKRGQTDTSEPGCFSKDQVYLDGILRILRHRSNIDFKMLTSLGKVSFEDVERLRHFAVLRRTRIPHFMQDQETYLQHLDHIVAVNELSDAQLRELLP from the exons ATGGTTTTGGACCCGGGTGAGGACTGTATGGATCGGACGGACGTCGACGGGGTCGGAGGGAGCAGCAGCACCACAGACCTGACGGGTCCAGAACCAAGACCGGACCCTCGCAAAACCACCACAACCGACAGCACCGGACTAGAAAACACCAGCCCAGAGCCTCCCaaaaccaccaccaacaacagcaCCGGACTAGAAAACACCAGCCCAGAGCCTCCCaaaaccaccaacaacaacagcaCCAGACTAGAAAACACCAGCCCAGATCCTCCCAAAACCACAACCAACACCAGACTAGAAAACACCAGCCCAGAGCCTCCCATAACCACCACCAACAGTACCCCCACTAGAACAGAAGAGACCAGGCCTGACGCTACCAAAACCACCACCAACAGCACCCCCACTAGAACAGAAGAGACCAGGCCTGGCACTACCAAAACCGCCACCAACAGTACCCCCACTAGAACAGAAGAGACCAGGCCTGACACTACCAAAACCGCCACCAACAGCACCCCCACTAGAACAGAAGACACCAGGCCTGACACTTCCAAAACCGCCACCAACAGCACCCCCACTAGAACAGAAGACACCAGGCCTGACACTACCAAAACCACCACCAACAGCACCCCCACTAGAACAGAAGAGACCAGGCCTGACACTACCAAAACCACCACCAACAGCACCCCCACTAGAACAGAAGACACCAGGCCTGACACTACCAAAACCGCCAGAAGAACCGAGGAACCAACAGCggatccccccaccaccaccaacactcgGCTCCACGCCAGGACAAGCCGTGTCACTAAGAGGGAGCGGGTATCCAACTCCCACAATGGACCCCAGCCTCAACCTCAGTCGTTGGTGGCAGATGTCAGCCTTACCCCCAGCCCTAGGGCCAGTGTTGGCTCCTCTACCAACTCCTCTCGCTCAGTCTTGCCATACGATGGACCGGTTGTCTCTCTGCGGCGGGACGTCACCGTGGCAACGGCCTCATCTCGGAATAAGGTGGCGACCAGACCCGCTCTCCGCCGGCCCCTCAGCCTGGAGGTGACACCCCTTCGCCTCCGTGGCTCCGAGCCCGCTCTGGACCGCGGGGTCCTACAACCCCCCTGGCGCAGCGCTGGTGGTCCCTCCACTGCCCCCTCGCCCCCAGCACGCTCCCTCACCAGCCCCAGCCTGGGCCCCGGAGGCTGGATGCGCCGCAGCGAGAGCACCTGTACTGTCAACAACTCCTCAATGGGCCTCCGGGCCACCAGGGGGCGTATGCGTCCAGCCACCTCCCTTCCCCACATTGCCCGGGGGTTTGGAGGGGCCTCCCCGCTGCCCTTGCCCTCCACACCACGAGGCCCCTGTCTCCTTGTGGCCCTAAGACCCATTAACCTAGACCAGGAGAGGCAGGCCTTCTTCCAGTCCGACTATAAATACGACCCCCAGTTTGAGTACTCGACCCCGGAGCCCAGCACTGTGCTGGAGAAATACAGAGATGGATCTGACCTCTTCCTCGCACAG gctgttGGGATTATGGAGTGTATTCTGAGGAAGTTTGGTAACTATGAGAACTTTGAGGAAGTGACGGGAGGAAGTATTTTACCAAAGAGTCGAGTCTGGGCTGCTGCACGCAAGTACCTGCAGAAGGAGAACTGTGTAGGAGAG gtggtggtgtgtctgtctgatgAGCTGCTGTCCCAGGCGGTGATGATGGTGGAGAGTTGTCGTCCCACTCTGACTATCAACCTGTCTGGAGCACGACAACACTGGCTGGAGGGCATGCTCAGGCATGAGATAG GAACCCACTACCTTAGAGGTGTGAACAACAACCTCCAGCCCTGGTCTACTTCCGCAGGCAGGAAGCAGTATGGCCTCAAACCGGCCAATCCCACGGAAGAAGGCCTGGCCAGCCTGCACAGTGTGTTGCTACGGAAACAGCCCTACCTGTGGCGCGCCGCTCTGCTCTACTATACGGTGTATCACGCCACCAGGATGGGCTTCAGCCAGCTCTTCAGCCACATCGCTCAGTTCGTCCAGGATCCCGCGGTGCGCTGGGAGTACTGCCTCAGAGCCAAGAGGGGACAGACGGACACCTCGGAGCctg GCTGTTTCAGTAAAGATCAGGTGTACCTGGACGGAATCCTCAGGATTCTACGACATCGGAGCAACATCGACTTCAAGATGCTGACCTCGCTAGGCAAG GTGTCGTTTGAGGACGTAGAAAGGCTACGGCACTTCGCTGTCCTGCGCCGGACCAGAATCCCTCACTTCATGCAGGACCAGGAGACATACCTTCAGCATCTGGACCACATTGTCGCGGTCAACGAACTGAGCGACGCTCAGCTTAGAGAACTCCTTCCCTGA